A single genomic interval of Methylocystis sp. IM3 harbors:
- a CDS encoding DEAD/DEAH box helicase family protein encodes MLAMATGSGKTITALSIAARLYDALEGRSLAILIVAPFIHLVDQWIDVGAAFGLRSIRCAENEGHWRDELATAIFATNSGRH; translated from the coding sequence ATGCTCGCGATGGCTACGGGCTCTGGGAAGACAATCACGGCCTTGTCGATCGCGGCGCGGCTTTACGACGCCCTCGAAGGGCGATCATTGGCGATTTTGATCGTTGCGCCATTCATCCATTTGGTTGACCAATGGATCGATGTCGGCGCGGCCTTTGGGCTGCGGTCCATTCGGTGCGCAGAGAATGAGGGGCACTGGCGCGATGAGCTAGCGACTGCGATCTTCGCCACCAATTCTGGCCGCCATTGA
- a CDS encoding esterase/lipase family protein: MQGEWIRRPTGTDSVIFVHGILSSGETCWRDGDGSYWPDLLKHEPKLEPLGIYVFTYETGIFSGSYRLSDVVDALKEHMRLDHVLESDRLIFVCHSMGGLVVRKLIVERAFELIMANKEVGLFLVASPSLGSSYADLLSPLAQLFGHAQADALRFVRSNAWLSDLDKEFINLKEGGKLKLKGKDLTVDKFVIFDKFWRRQVVEPFAGARYFGEPFKIAGSDHFSIAKPKDRAAIQHRLLCKFISETALAINTNSSSTDALKAERCIYERDRSNKEPRDFSAPLRKHMSEVQRKIGALTQEQYRVIRQLGQIGEPELLVALGQERPS; this comes from the coding sequence ATGCAGGGCGAATGGATAAGGAGACCAACAGGCACAGACTCCGTTATCTTTGTGCACGGCATACTTTCGAGCGGTGAAACTTGCTGGCGAGACGGTGACGGCAGCTACTGGCCGGATCTACTGAAACACGAGCCAAAACTCGAGCCCTTAGGCATTTACGTTTTCACTTACGAGACAGGAATATTTAGCGGCAGCTATCGCCTGAGCGATGTTGTCGACGCCCTAAAGGAGCACATGCGACTAGATCATGTGCTCGAAAGTGATCGCCTTATTTTCGTCTGCCATAGTATGGGCGGCTTGGTCGTCAGGAAGTTGATCGTTGAGCGGGCGTTCGAACTGATCATGGCTAACAAGGAAGTAGGTCTATTCCTTGTGGCCTCGCCTTCCTTAGGCTCATCTTATGCGGATTTACTATCCCCGTTGGCCCAGCTCTTTGGACATGCCCAGGCCGACGCATTACGTTTTGTGCGCAGCAACGCATGGCTTAGTGACCTAGATAAAGAATTCATAAATTTGAAGGAAGGCGGGAAACTGAAACTCAAAGGCAAAGACCTGACAGTAGACAAGTTCGTAATTTTTGACAAGTTTTGGCGAAGGCAAGTCGTAGAGCCGTTCGCTGGTGCGCGATATTTCGGTGAGCCTTTTAAGATCGCCGGGTCAGACCATTTTTCAATTGCAAAACCAAAGGACAGAGCAGCAATTCAGCATCGCTTGCTTTGTAAGTTTATCTCAGAGACAGCTCTCGCCATCAATACCAATTCGTCGTCGACCGACGCACTCAAGGCAGAGAGGTGTATTTACGAGCGAGATCGGTCTAACAAGGAGCCAAGAGACTTCTCTGCTCCACTGCGCAAGCATATGAGTGAAGTGCAACGAAAGATCGGGGCGCTCACACAGGAGCAGTATCGTGTAATACGCCAACTTGGCCAAATCGGCGAGCCAGAATTACTGGTTGCGCTGGGTCAGGAAAGACCCTCGTAG
- a CDS encoding VOC family protein — MAKNTICLWYDKDAETAARFYAETFPQSSVGAVHRAPSDYPSGKAGDVITVEFTVAGVPCIGLNGGPTFKQTEAFSFQIATDDQQETDRYWNAIVGNGGQESACGWCKDKWGVSWQITPRVLTEAMAAGGDEAKRAFEAMMKMKKIDVAAIEAARRG; from the coding sequence ATGGCCAAGAACACCATCTGTCTTTGGTACGACAAAGATGCGGAGACCGCGGCTCGCTTTTACGCCGAGACATTTCCGCAAAGCTCAGTCGGCGCCGTCCATCGCGCGCCCAGCGACTATCCGTCCGGCAAGGCCGGCGATGTCATCACGGTTGAGTTCACCGTCGCGGGCGTTCCTTGCATCGGCCTCAACGGCGGTCCCACATTCAAGCAAACCGAAGCTTTCTCCTTCCAGATCGCCACGGACGATCAGCAGGAGACGGACCGCTACTGGAACGCGATCGTCGGAAATGGCGGACAAGAGAGCGCATGCGGATGGTGTAAAGACAAATGGGGCGTCTCCTGGCAAATTACGCCGCGCGTATTGACGGAGGCGATGGCGGCCGGAGGGGACGAAGCAAAGCGGGCGTTCGAAGCGATGATGAAAATGAAGAAGATTGACGTCGCTGCAATCGAGGCGGCGAGGCGCGGCTGA
- a CDS encoding DinB family protein: MIDPAYVRTMARYARWQNDNLYSAADTLSEEARHQDRGAFFKSIHATLNHLLWADTMWMSRSSDFPQPTVGLSGSASYFNDWEALKRERAAMDRRIVDWARAIGVAELAGDLAWRSSTNTDFVKPRWLVITHMFNHQTHHRGQAHAMITAAGATPYITDLVIMPGCTYSI; this comes from the coding sequence ATGATCGATCCCGCCTATGTTCGCACGATGGCGCGCTACGCACGCTGGCAAAACGACAATCTTTACTCAGCCGCCGATACGCTCAGCGAAGAGGCGCGTCATCAGGATCGCGGCGCGTTCTTCAAATCCATTCACGCGACGCTAAATCATCTGCTTTGGGCGGACACCATGTGGATGAGTCGCTCGTCCGATTTTCCGCAACCGACTGTCGGATTGTCTGGTTCGGCATCATACTTCAACGATTGGGAAGCGCTGAAACGAGAGCGCGCCGCGATGGACCGGAGAATAGTCGATTGGGCGCGCGCAATTGGCGTTGCCGAGCTAGCCGGGGATCTTGCATGGCGTTCTAGTACTAATACGGATTTCGTGAAACCACGTTGGCTCGTTATCACGCACATGTTCAACCATCAAACGCATCATCGTGGCCAGGCCCACGCCATGATCACTGCAGCCGGCGCGACGCCATACATCACGGATTTAGTCATCATGCCGGGCTGTACTTATTCTATTTAA